A single window of Nakaseomyces glabratus chromosome G, complete sequence DNA harbors:
- the CKA2 gene encoding casein kinase 2 catalytic subunit CKA2 (CAGL0G02035g~Catalytic subunit of casein kinase 2 (CK2), involved in regulation of sphingolipid biosynthesis) codes for MPLPPSSLNQKSSRVYSVARVYKDACEQRPQEYWDYEQGVTIDWGKISNYEIVTKIGRGKYSEVFSGKCITNDQPCVIKVLKPVKMKKIYRELKILTNLTGGPNVIGLLDIVQDQASKIPALIFEEVKNADFRTLYPSFTLQDLQYYFTQLLIALDYCHSMGIMHRDVKPQNVMIDPAQKKLRLIDWGLAEFYHPGVDYNVRVASRYHKGPELLVNLNQYDYSLDLWSVGCMLAAIIFKKEPFFKGSSNADQLVKIADVLGTKELMAYLAKYGLKLPSEYDHIMRDFTRKPWEHFVTSSTPLAVPVLVDLVDHLLRYDHQERLTAREAMDHEFFKTNFD; via the coding sequence ATGCCGTTGCCACCATCTTCATTGAACCAGAAGTCTAGCCGGGTGTATTCTGTGGCCCGAGTATACAAGGATGCCTGTGAGCAGAGGCCTCAGGAGTACTGGGACTACGAGCAAGGTGTAACCATTGACTGGGGGAAGATATCGAACTATGAGATTGTGACCAAGATTGGGCGTGGTAAGTACTCTGAGGTGTTCAGCGGGAAGTGTATTACCAACGACCAGCCGTGTGTTATCAAGGTGTTGAAGCCggtgaagatgaagaagatttaCAGGGAGTTGAAGATCCTGACCAATCTGACCGGTGGGCCCAATGTCATCGGTCTGCTGGATATAGTGCAGGACCAGGCCTCTAAGATACCGGCATTGATCTTCGAGGAGGTGAAGAACGCTGACTTCAGGACGCTTTATCCTTCGTTCACGCTACAGGATCTACAGTACTACTTCACACAGCTGCTAATAGCACTGGACTATTGCCACTCCATGGGTATAATGCACAGGGACGTGAAGCCACAGAATGTCATGATAGACCCTGcacagaagaaattgagGTTAATCGATTGGGGTCTGGCAGAGTTCTACCACCCAGGCGTGGATTACAACGTCAGAGTGGCCTCCCGTTACCACAAGGGTCCCGAGCTGCTGGTGAACTTAAACCAGTACGACTACTCGCTAGACCTGTGGTCGGTCGGGTGCATGCTAGCTGCCATCatattcaagaaagaacCTTTCTTTAAGGGATCTTCCAATGCTGACCAGTTGGTCAAGATCGCAGATGTTCTAGGTACGAAAGAACTGATGGCCTACCTGGCCAAATACGGATTAAAACTGCCATCCGAATACGATCACATCATGAGGGACTTCACAAGAAAGCCATGGGAACACTTTGTCACTTCCTCTACCCCGCTAGCCGTACCAGTTCTAGTGGACCTTGTCGACCATTTGTTGAGGTACGACCATCAGGAAAGACTAACTGCTAGAGAGGCAATGGACCATGAATTCTTCAAGACCAACTTCGACTAA
- the AIM29 gene encoding Aim29p (CAGL0G02013g~Ortholog(s) have cytosol, nucleus localization), translating to MTSIDYDDKEPLTSTARPLTNSIITVRVIKSFPYRNVKNLVFHDYDLQNKTAGDLLRDCMARISTEGSFRPFRNVKLDTLKVYTHAHGSKTVNLVINFDHDEDWMLDTTSNRKLCEYGVENETEISLFNREDYVAYKANPEEKW from the coding sequence ATGACGTCTATTGACTACGACGACAAGGAGCCGCTGACCTCTACTGCGAGGCCGCTGACCAACAGCATAATAACGGTGCGGGTGATCAAGTCGTTCCCGTACCGGAACGTGAAGAACCTGGTGTTCCATGACTACGACCTGCAGAACAAGACCGCCGGGGACCTGTTGCGGGACTGTATGGCGCGGATCAGCACGGAGGGCAGTTTCAGGCCCTTCAGGAACGTGAAGCTGGACACGCTGAAGGTGTACACGCACGCGCACGGCTCCAAGACCGTGAACCTGGTTATCAACTTCGACCACGACGAGGACTGGATGCTGGACACCACGTCGAACAGGAAGCTGTGCGAGTACGGTGTCGAGAACGAGACAGAGATATCGCTGTTCAACCGCGAGGACTACGTCGCGTACAAGGCCAATCCCGAGGAGAAGTGGTAA
- the MET1 gene encoding uroporphyrinogen-III C-methyltransferase (CAGL0G01903g~Ortholog(s) have uroporphyrin-III C-methyltransferase activity, role in cellular response to drug, methionine biosynthetic process, siroheme biosynthetic process and nucleus localization), which yields MAAHDHQQGLQKTRTTTTTATTMIPMITASVAGGEVSLVVGGSRAGLVKSRVKTIVGAGGVAVVLNVGSQWKQLVAEFGDESGVHLLDRDFQLRDLTTLGRAVTAKVVDRVFVNLPLEEDHKVKYIYEQCVRLRIPINTFHRPEYSTFNMIPTYVDPKGSGLQIAVTTNGNGYLLANRIKREIVSHLPANISEVVTNMGALKDRIINEDMKVLLKERYLATDLASPAVGYGLDEDGWESHKFNRLIHEFDMTEREQREKRVRWLSQVMEYYPLTKLADVTMETLEGHSHTARTQQSSKQQSSTDSLQQAQDSNSTTDSNVGNHVDKKPKISPDPKASETKKGSISLVGSGPGSLSMLTLGALNEIKTADVILTDKLVPQTVLDIIPKDTETFTARKFPGNAERAQEELLEKGLEYLSQGKKVVRLKQGDPYIFGRGGEEYNFFNAHGYEPSVLPGLSSALAATVVSKIPATQRAVADQVLICTGTGRKGALPEVPEYVKTRTTVFLMALHRVDVLVKVLLEKEWDPEVLVAVVERASCPDQRITRTKLKYLPAVVEEIGSRPPGLLVIGQAAGVLLPESSVSFNDSNKYHIDEGYRAFELDVNQLIPA from the coding sequence ATGGCAGCTCATGATCACCAGCAAGGACTACAGAagacaagaacaacaacaacaacggcaacaACAATGATTCCCATGATTACAGCGAGTGTTGCGGGTGGAGAAGTGTCTCTGGTAGTGGGTGGTTCCCGTGCCGGGCTGGTGAAGAGCCGGGTGAAGACTATAGTTGGTGCTGGTGGTGTTGCTGTGGTGCTGAATGTGGGCTCGCAGTGGAAGCAGTTGGTAGCGGAGTTTGGCGATGAGAGCGGTGTGCACCTGCTGGACAGGGACTTCCAGTTGCGGGACTTGACCACGCTTGGCAGGGCTGTTACTGCGAAGGTAGTGGACCGAGTGTTTGTTAACTTGCCCCTGGAAGAAGACCACAAGGTCAAGTACATCTACGAGCAGTGTGTGAGACTCAGGATTCCGATCAACACTTTCCACAGGCCCGAGTACTCCACTTTCAACATGATCCCCACGTATGTGGACCCCAAGGGCAGCGGGCTGCAGATTGCTGTGACCACGAACGGGAACGGGTACTTGCTGGCGAACCGGATCAAGCGCGAGATCGTGAGCCACTTGCCCGCTAACATCTCCGAGGTGGTCACTAACATGGGCGCCCTGAAGGACAGAATCATCAACGAGGACATGAAGGTGCTGCTGAAGGAGAGATACTTGGCCACTGACCTGGCGTCGCCCGCAGTCGGGTACGGTCTCGACGAGGACGGCTGGGAGAGCCACAAGTTCAACAGACTGATCCACGAATTCGATATGACAGAGAGAGAACAACGTGAGAAAAGGGTGAGATGGCTATCGCAGGTGATGGAGTACTATCCATTGACCAAGTTGGCAGACGTCACCATGGAGACGTTGGAAGGCCACTCTCACACTGCAAGGACACAACAGAGCTCCAAACAGCAATCAAGCACAGACTCTTTGCAACAAGCGCAAGACAGCAATAGCACTACCGATTCGAATGTTGGTAACCATGTAGATAAGAAACCCAAAATTTCACCAGATCCAAAGGCATCGGAAACAAAGAAAGGCAGCATCTCATTGGTGGGAAGTGGGCCTGGCTCACTCTCAATGCTTACTTTGGGTGCTCTGAACGAAATAAAAACCGCGGACGTAATCCTGACCGACAAACTGGTGCCACAGACCGTTCTGGATATAATACCAAAGGATACCGAGACGTTCACCGCCAGGAAATTCCCAGGGAATGCTGAAAGAGCTCAGGAAGAACTCTTGGAAAAGGGCCTAGAGTATCTATCACAAGGTAAAAAAGTCGTTAGGTTAAAGCAAGGTGACCCATATATCTTCGGTAGAGGTGGTGAAGAAtacaatttcttcaatgcaCATGGCTACGAACCTTCTGTGCTACCGGGACTAAGTTCTGCCTTGGCTGCTACCGTGGTGTCAAAGATCCCTGCTACACAAAGAGCAGTAGCTGACCAAGTTCTGATTTGCACAGGTACAGGAAGAAAGGGTGCGCTCCCAGAAGTCCCTGAGTATGTCAAGACAAGAACCACTGTGTTCCTGATGGCTCTACACAGAGTAGACGTGCTTGTGAAGGTACTTCTAGAGAAGGAATGGGACCCCGAGGTCCTCGTGGCCGTGGTGGAGAGAGCTTCATGCCCAGACCAAAGAATAACAAGAACTAAATTGAAGTATCTCCCAGCAGTAGTCGAAGAGATAGGCTCGCGTCCCCCAGGACTGTTGGTAATCGGCCAAGCTGCAGGTGTTCTCCTACCTGAAAGCTCAGTATCGTTTAATGACTCAAACAAATACCACATCGACGAGGGCTACAGAGCCTTTGAGTTGGACGTTAACCAGTTGATCCCAGCATAA
- the SIS2 gene encoding phosphopantothenoylcysteine decarboxylase complex subunit SIS2 (CAGL0G01969g~Ortholog(s) have phosphopantothenoylcysteine decarboxylase activity, protein phosphatase inhibitor activity and role in regulation of mitotic cell cycle, response to salt stress), which yields MASKVGLGDANPERDGVRSGTLEENGRVAEGRTDSNSGKEAQTKSIMNASGTSGHVVNNTPEPGLKRVPTVTFSDIKPVTSKSSDVADVDRIAESIERTDFIRGNKIFSVGSGTTINNIVPNRSRTPDAIDPIAFAVHDTAENDHLHFVVGDTLHTPGKTSTLTSPRSSVGSNKSPDLSLPIKEEFGQQIKAVSIPKALEAVMEEGTFNSLPSKILKRENSKNIDPRLPQDDGKLHVLLGATGAVSVFKIKVIIKKLEEIYGRDKIAVQVILTQAATEFFNKKNGKKNKTDKVANDTHNGEGKSAVLEKTSENSAVSLEEDINCTNTNAHNCIELNHIHVWTDQDEWDAWSQRTDPVLHIELRRWADILVIAPLTANTLTKIALGLCDNLLTSVVRAWNPAFPIFLAPSMVSSTFNSLMTKKHLQVIKDEMPWITVFKPSEKVMSINGEIGLGGMMDSNEIVDKIVMQLGGYPEDTEENDIEDGDDDDEDDEKASTTPKEVDDDDEDEDEDDEDDEDDDDDEDDEDDEEDQISKSTTN from the coding sequence ATGGCAAGCAAAGTTGGTTTGGGCGATGCCAATCCGGAGCGGGACGGTGTACGAAGTGGTACACTGGAAGAGAACGGTAGAGTAGCGGAAGGCAGAACCGATTCTAATAGCGGGAAGGAGGCTCAGACTAAGTCTATCATGAATGCCAGTGGTACATCTGGTCATGTGGTAAACAACACTCCGGAGCCCGGTCTTAAGAGGGTACCGACTGTTACTTTCAGTGACATAAAGCCTGTTACGTCGAAGAGTTCAGATGTTGCTGATGTTGACAGGATAGCAGAGAGTATAGAAAGAACTGATTTTATCAGAGGTAACAAGATATTTAGTGTTGGATCTGGTACTACGATCAACAATATCGTACCGAATAGAAGCAGAACACCCGATGCTATTGATCCGATAGCCTTTGCAGTTCATGATACTGCTGAGAATGATCATTTACACTTTGTAGTGGGTGATACATTGCACACACCAGGTAAGACCAGTACTTTAACTAGTCCTAGGTCATCTGTCGGGTCAAACAAAAGTCCAGATTTATCCCTGCCTATCAAGGAAGAATTTGGCCAACAAATAAAAGCCGTAAGCATTCCCAAAGCACTGGAAGCGGTCATGGAGGAAGGTACATTCAATTCTTTACCctcaaaaattttaaagaGGGAGAACTCCAAAAACATAGACCCCAGGTTACCTCAAGATGATGGCAAGCTTCATGTGCTTCTAGGTGCCACGGGTGCTGTATCTGTTTTCAAGATCAAAgtcataataaaaaaacttgaagagaTATATGGAAGAGATAAGATTGCGGTTCAGGTTATCCTAACGCAGGCAGCGACTGAGTTtttcaacaagaagaatggtaaaaagaacaaaaccGATAAAGTTGCTAATGATACCCACAACGGGGAGGGGAAGTCGGCCGTTCTCGAAAAGACCTCAGAGAATAGTGCTGTCAGCCTTGAAGAAGACATCAATTGTACCAATACCAACGCTCATAACTGTATAGAGCTAAATCACATTCATGTATGGACAGACCAGGATGAGTGGGATGCTTGGTCCCAGAGGACTGATCCCGTTTTACACATAGAATTGAGGAGGTGGGCAGACATATTAGTAATAGCCCCATTAACTGCCAATACATTAACGAAGATTGCTCTTGGCCTGTGTGATAATCTTTTAACAAGTGTTGTAAGAGCATGGAACCCAGCTTTCCCAATCTTCCTGGCACCATCGATGGTGAGCAGCACGTTCAATTCCTTGATGACTAAGAAGCATTTGCAAGTGATCAAGGATGAGATGCCTTGGATAACAGTTTTTAAACCCTCTGAGAAAGTTATGAGTATTAACGGTGAGATAGGTCTGGGTGGTATGATGGATAGTAACGAGATTGTAGATAAGATTGTCATGCAATTGGGTGGCTATCCAGAAGACACCGAGGAGAACGATATAGAAGATGGTGATGACGACGATGAAGACGATGAGAAAGCAAGTACTACACCGAAAGAAGTAGATGACgacgatgaggatgaagatgaagatgatgaagatgatgaagatgatgatgacgacgaAGATGACGAAGACGACGAAGAAGACCAGATATCCAAGTCAACAACCAACTAG
- a CDS encoding uncharacterized protein (CAGL0G01925g~Ortholog(s) have role in hyperosmotic response, response to antibiotic, response to salt stress and mitochondrion localization): MLSRRFISTSRKPFAFAFDIDGVLLRSKSPIPGASEGLKLLHKHKVPFILLTNGGGHLEKDRTSFISDALDVPISPAQIVQSHTPYKSLTSKFNKILAVGTPSVRKVAESYGFKDVVHQTDIIRYDRSITPFSGLNDQQLQEYSKDKANLEEKPFDAVLVFNDPHDWAADLQIINDLLITQNGKLGTLRDSPSQKPSIPIYFSNQDLLWANAYKLNRFGQGAFRFLVRELYSKMNDGMALEDMCLGKPTKLTYDFAHHVLIDWNKKLEAGQTDSSEINLPQLGTPVSESPFTDVFMVGDNPASDIIGAQNYGWSSFLVKTGVYREGDNLKHVKPTHIVKDVRVAVETVLEKYL; encoded by the coding sequence ATGTTGTCCAGAAGATTCATCTCTACTAGCAGGAAACCATTTGCATTTGCGTTTGATATTGATGGTGTGTTGCTCAGAAGTAAGAGCCCTATTCCTGGTGCTTCTGAGGGTCTTAAGCTGCTACACAAACATAAAGTTCCCTTTATCCTGTTGAccaatggtggtggtcACTTGGAGAAGGATAGGACATCGTTTATCTCTGATGCTTTGGATGTCCCTATTTCGCCTGCACAAATAGTGCAAAGTCACACACCTTATAAGTCCTTGACATCCAAATTTAACAAGATCCTTGCTGTGGGGACGCCATCTGTTAGAAAAGTAGCTGAGAGTTATGGTTTCAAAGATGTTGTCCACCAAACAGACATCATAAGATATGACAGAAGTATCACACCCTTTTCGGGCCTAAATGACCAACAATTACAAGAATACTCCAAGGATAAGGCTAATTTGGAGGAAAAACCGTTTGATGCAGTGCTGGTGTTCAATGATCCTCACGACTGGGCAGCAGACTTGCAAATTATCAACGATCTATTAATTACGCAAAATGGTAAACTTGGAACCTTAAGAGACTCACCATCACAAAAGCCATCTATTCCTATCTATTTTTCTAACCAAGATTTACTATGGGCCAATGCCTACAAATTGAATAGATTTGGTCAAGGAGCTTTCAGGTTCTTAGTACGTGAACTATATAGTAAGATGAATGATGGAATGGCATTAGAAGATATGTGTTTAGGTAAACCAACAAAATTAACTTATGATTTTGCACATCATGTTCTAATTGATTGGAACAAAAAACTTGAAGCAGGTCAAACTGATTCTTCTGAAATCAATTTACCCCAATTAGGAACTCCAGTATCAGAATCACCATTCACCGATGTCTTTATGGTTGGTGATAATCCTGCAAGTGACATAATTGGTGCGCAGAATTACGGTTGGTCAAGCTTCCTTGTCAAGACTGGTGTTTATAGAGAGGGTGACAATCTGAAGCATGTTAAGCCAACTCACATTGTAAAAGATGTTAGGGTTGCTGTGGAAACAGTTCTAGAAAAATATctataa
- the NOB1 gene encoding rRNA-binding endoribonuclease (CAGL0G01991g~Protein of unknown function), translating into MRNNEHMMTVPHVNSLVLDATPLITQPYNHYQYYAEKFYTTPTVFHEIKDANARKNLEVWQSLGNLQLVHPRKESIDRVSNFARLTGDYSVLSANDIHILALTYELEKELNKGDWRLRRKPGDKLKHEIAKPAKNPAEKPAEKPAEKPAEQPAKHAEDKEEVKAELAEGTEASQEIKKKPRRRGGKKQKAKREQRLAEQQLQEGQQEQVQPEQEQMQPEQEQADDETKQDGMPTEASTDEINEEYDEGDDDGEWITPDNLTETLIRDSGEDTTGSKGVLTASGLDSSENPENQVALATGDFAVQNVALQMNLNLMNFMSGMRIKRLRNYMLRCHACFRMFPLPKDGKAKHFCPSCGGQGTLLRCAVTVDATTGEVTPHLKNNFQWKNRGNRYSMASPLSKNAVKRYGKKGHQHANNTQDAPILREDQKEYEKAIKQEEWTRRHNEKVLNNWIGGGSADNYISPFAISGLKQHSVRVGKGRYVNSSKRKK; encoded by the coding sequence ATGAGAAATAACGAGCACATGATGACTGTACCGCATGTTAACTCGCTGGTGCTTGATGCCACGCCGCTGATCACGCAGCCGTACAACCACTACCAGTACTACGCTGAGAAGTTCTACACCACGCCCACTGTTTTCCATGAGATCAAGGACGCCAACGCTAGGAAGAACTTGGAAGTCTGGCAGTCGCTGGGGAACTTGCAGCTGGTGCACCCCAGGAAGGAGTCTATCGACAGGGTGAGCAACTTCGCCAGGCTGACGGGTGATTACTCTGTGCTGAGTGCGAACGATATACATATCCTTGCGTTGACCTATGAGCTCGAGAAAGAGCTTAATAAAGGTGACTGGAGGCTGAGGAGGAAGCCCGGCGACAAGCTGAAACATGAGATTGCGAAGCCGGCTAAGAACCCCGCAGAGAAGCCCGCAGAGAAGCCCGCAGAGAAGCCCGCCGAACAGCCTGCTAAGCATGCAGAGGATAAAGAGGAAGTGAAAGCTGAGTTGGCCGAGGGCACTGAGGCATCTCAAgagatcaagaagaaaccaagaagaagaggtgGTAAGAAACAAAAGGCTAAAAGAGAGCAAAGACTAGCAGAGCAACAGCTACAGGAAGGACAGCAAGAACAAGTGCAGCCGGAACAAGAGCAGATGCAACCGGAACAGGAACAGGCTGATGATGAGACAAAACAAGACGGCATGCCAACTGAAGCCAGCACAGATGAAATAAACGAAGAGTACGACGAAGGTGACGACGACGGTGAGTGGATCACTCCAGATAACTTGACTGAAACTCTGATTAGAGACAGCGGTGAGGACACCACGGGTTCCAAAGGTGTCTTGACTGCCAGCGGTTTAGATTCTAGTGAGAACCCTGAGAACCAAGTTGCGTTGGCCACTGGTGATTTTGCTGTTCAAAACGTTGCATTGCAGATGAACCTAAATCTAATGAATTTCATGTCTGGTATGAGAATCAAGAGACTTCGTAACTACATGCTGAGATGCCACGCGTGCTTCCGTATGTTCCCGTTGCCAAAGGATGGCAAAGCCAAGCATTTCTGTCCATCCTGCGGTGGCCAAGGTACTTTGCTGAGATGTGCAGTGACAGTAGACGCTACCACTGGTGAAGTAACACCACATCTGAAAAACAACTTTCAATGGAAGAACAGAGGTAACCGTTACTCCATGGCTAGTCCGTTGTCCAAGAATGCAGTGAAGAGATACGGTAAGAAGGGGCACCAGCATGCAAACAACACTCAGGACGCTCCTATATTGCGTGAGGACCAGAAGGAATACGAGAAGGCCATCAAGCAGGAAGAATGGACCAGAAGACACAATGAGAAAGTGCTCAACAACTGGATAGGTGGTGGTTCCGCAGACAATTACATCTCACCTTTTGCCATTTCAGGTCTGAAACAGCACTCCGTGCGTGTGGGTAAAGGCAGATACGTAAACAGCTCcaagagaaagaaatga
- a CDS encoding uncharacterized protein (CAGL0G02057g~Ortholog(s) have cytoplasm, nucleus localization): MRFSMDDSIVTKQNHVLLENLTNYDKQSIDYFHHGFRSADYPVSWRILLKMKRQRILRLPSCARENCQDYRNYILRLHYCLWRRWSIQQFDLDRIDPLAINWNKENDLNVLYGPDLTGQAPLHGRSHSNGRKQLLEDYIRIHDIAQMYAIKSSQQTNWQERFNRIHKSRANSSSTLPPMKGIKFDKLVLRRDIDIYGVFHESTVDIRDKGDATSLRPSHSVDGVYVVEQKHYLYDDRYLFPYMPDEDPLECDAPKDFGTGSFSTLEIDDQLVSS, translated from the coding sequence ATGAGGTTCTCGATGGATGACTCTATAGTCACCAAGCAGAACCATGTTCTGCTGGAGAACTTGACCAACTACGATAAGCAATCTATAGACTACTTCCACCACGGGTTCCGCAGTGCGGACTACCCGGTCTCGTGGCGCATACTGCTCAAGATGAAGCGGCAGCGGATACTCAGGCTTCCCAGCTGTGCGCGTGAGAACTGCCAGGACTACCGCAACTACATCCTCAGACTGCACTACTGTCTCTGGAGGCGCTGGTCCATACAGCAGTTCGACCTCGACCGCATCGACCCGCTCGCCATCAACTGGAACAAAGAGAACGACCTCAACGTGCTGTATGGGCCCGACCTGACGGGCCAGGCGCCGCTGCATGGCCGGTCGCACTCCAACGGGCGCAAGCAGTTGCTCGAGGACTACATACGCATACATGACATCGCCCAGATGTACGCGATCAAGTCCTCACAGCAGACTAACTGGCAGGAGAGGTTCAACAGGATCCACAAGAGCAGGGCCAACTCCAGCTCGACACTGCCTCCGATGAAGGGCATCAAGTTCGATAAGCTCGTGCTCAGACGAGACATCGACATATATGGTGTGTTCCATGAGTCCACCGTCGATATCAGGGACAAAGGTGATGCCACGTCGCTACGGCCATCGCACAGCGTCGATGGAGTCTACGTGGTGGAGCAGAAACACTACCTGTACGACGATAGGTATCTGTTCCCTTATATGCCCGATGAAGACCCTCTGGAGTGCGACGCGCCGAAGGATTTCGGCACAGGCTCCTTCTCCACGCTCGAGATCGACGATCAACTGGTCTCATCATAG
- the DRE2 gene encoding electron carrier DRE2 (CAGL0G01947g~Ortholog(s) have 2 iron, 2 sulfur cluster binding, 4 iron, 4 sulfur cluster binding, electron transfer activity), which translates to MAKSGLLLIHPAITTTPEEVEKAKADAVAADVKIANQFLINKVNEGSVKLQKGIYDVIYYLTPEAPDAILFPKKLIGALNEALKVGGVLYGLSDKYKIDALVNDFDIVSDSGKYHWVKKVNMAVKAEPVAVPLKKSEKSEPSKTLPSFKKAGESKLPSFKKAANKPLPTFKKKVEEAKPKVEARVHKAENDDDELEDEEDENLFDASRSKYFDEDDSESLDEDDLLNEEDAKNIGGITMITCGKSKTKKKKACKDCSCGIKEEEEAEIDNIRSQQDTVVKFTEDELTEIDFTIDGKKVGGCGSCSLGDAFRCTGCPYLGLPAFKPGEPINLDSITDDL; encoded by the coding sequence ATGGCAAAGTCCGGTTTATTATTGATTCATCCAGCTATCACTACTACTCCTGAGGAGGTGGAGAAGGCTAAGGCGGATGCTGTAGCTGCTGATGTTAAGATCGCCAACCAGTTCCTGATCAACAAAGTTAATGAGGGCAGTGTTAAGTTGCAGAAGGGCATTTATGATGTTATTTACTACTTGACACCTGAGGCACCTGATGCGATTCTTTTCCCCAAGAAACTAATAGGTGCTCTGAATGAAGCCTTGAAAGTTGGTGGTGTGTTGTATGGTCTGAGCGATAAGTATAAGATCGATGCGCTGGTGAACGACTTTGATATCGTTAGTGACAGTGGCAAGTACCACTGGGTTAAAAAGGTGAATATGGCCGTGAAGGCCGAGCCAGTTGCAGTTCCGTTAAAGAAGTCTGAGAAATCTGAGCCATCCAAGACATTGCCATCATTCAAGAAAGCAGGTGAAAGCAAGCTACCAAGCTTCAAGAAGGCCGCAAACAAACCCTTGCCaactttcaagaagaaagttGAAGAGGCCAAGCCAAAGGTTGAAGCTAGAGTACACAAGGCTGAAaacgatgacgatgaaCTGGAAGATGAGGAGGATGAAAACTTGTTCGATGCTTCCAGAAGCAAGTACTTTGACGAAGATGACTCAGAGTCCttggatgaagatgatttaCTAAATGAGGAAGATGCAAAGAACATTGGAGGTATCACTATGATTACCTGTGGTAAGAGCAAgaccaagaagaagaaggctTGTAAAGATTGTAGCTGTGGTAtcaaagaggaagaagaggcCGAAATCGATAACATTCGGAGTCAGCAGGACACTGTTGTTAAGTTTACTGAAGATGAATTAACAGAAATCGATTTCACAATCGACGGTAAGAAAGTTGGTGGCTGTGGCTCATGCTCTTTAGGTGATGCTTTCAGATGTACAGGTTGTCCATACCTAGGTCTTCCAGCATTCAAACCAGGTGAGCCTATCAATTTGGATAGCATCACTGATGATTTGTAA